GTGACCGTGAAGCTCACCAACTTCTCCGACTACTCGCTGCCGAACCCCGCGCTGAAGGACGGCCAGCTGGACATCAACCAGTTCCAGCACATCCAGTACCTGGCGGACTACAACGTCACGTCGGACGACGACCTGCAGCCCATCGGTTCGACCGCCGTCTACCCGCTGCCGCTCTACGCGACGGACTACACGAAGACGAGCGAGCTGCCGAAGGACGCCAAGGTCGCGATCCCGAACGACTCGATCAACCAGGCGCGGGCGCTCCTCATCCTGCAGTCCGCGAAGCTCCTCGAGCTGAAGGACGGCGGCTCCGCGTTCTCGACGACGACCGACATCACGTCGTCGAAGGTCGACGTCCAGCCGCTCGACGCCTCGCAGACCGCGAACGCCCTGCAGCAGGGCTCGGTCGCCGCGGCCGTCGTGAACAACAACTTCGCCACCGCGGCCAAGCTGCCGACGAGCGACATCATCTTCCAGGACGACCCCGCGAGCGCGAGCGCCGCCCCGTACGTCAACGTCTTCGCCGTGCGCGACGCCGACAAGGACAACAAGACCTACCTGGACCTGGCGAAGCTCTTCCAGGACTCGGCCGTGCAGAAGGCCTTCAAGCAGGACCTGCCCGAGGCGGTCGCCCGCGACGAGAGCGCCACGAAGCTGCAGGACGAGCTCGCGAAGGTCGAGCAGGACGCGAAGGCGGCCAAGCAGTAGTGCCGGTCCTCGTCGAACTCCGCGGCGTCTCGAAGCACTACCGTCGCGCCGACACCGGCGAGACCGTGGTGGCCGTCGAGGATGTCTCCCTGGACGTGCACCGGGGAGAGGTCCTCGGCGTCATCGGGTACTCCGGTGCCGGCAAGTCCACCCTGGTCCGGCTCGTCAACGCCCTGGAGCTGCCCTCGTCGGGCAGCGTCACGGTCGGCGGGCAGGAGCTGACGGCGATCCCCGAGCGGGACCGCCGTCTGGCGCGTCGGAAGATCGGCATGATCTTCCAGCAGTTCAACCTGTTCCGGTCCCGCACGATCGCCGGCAACGTCGCGTACCCGCTCAAGGTCGCCGGTGTCGCGAAGGCCGAGCGGGACCGCCGCGTGGCCGAGCTGCTCGACTTCGTCGGGCTGCTCGAGCGTGCCCACGCCTACCCGGAGCAGCTCTCCGGCGGGCAGAAGCAGCGTGTCGGCATCGCCCGGGCGCTGGCCTCGAACCCCGAGCTGCTGCTCGCGGACGAGGCCACGAGTGCCCTCGACCCCGAGACCACGGCCGAGGTGCTCGCACTCCTGCGCCGCGTCAACCGGGAGCTCGGTGTGACGATCATCGTGATCACCCACGAGATGGACGCCGTCCGCCAGATCGCGGACCGGGTCGCCGTCATGGAGCAGGGCCGCGTGGTCGAGGTCGGCGACGTCTACGACGTGTTCGCGGACCCGCAGACCGGCGCCGCCCAGCGGTTCGTCCGGACCGCGCTGCACGACCGGCCCTCCGGCGAGCAGCTCGCCCGGCTCCGCGAGCACCACCGCGGACGGCTCGTCACGGTGCGGATCACCGACGAGGTCGGTCTGCAGAACCGGATCGACGCCGCCTGGCGCGATGCCGGCGTCGGCGCCGAGCTCGTGTTCGGCGGCGTCGGTGAGATCCGGGAGCGCCGGATCGGATCCCTGACCTACGAACTGACGGCGCCGGACCCGGCGACAGTCGACCGGGCGGTCGGTGCACTCCGCGCCGGGGGCATCACCGTCGACGAGGAGGTGGCAGCGTGAACGGCAACGGCTTCCAGAGCGTGATCGACACGTCCGACGTGTTCTTCGCCGCGATCCGCGACACCCTCGTGATGACGCTGGTCTCGCTCGTCGTCGCCGGGGTCATCGGCCTGGCACTCGGACTCGTCCTGTACGCCACCCGTCCGGGCAACCTGCTCGGCAACCGGACGGTCCACACGATCGTCAACGTGGTCGTGAACATCGTCCGACCGATCCCGTTCGTGATCTTCCTCGCGGCGATCGCGCCCCTGTCCCGCGTCGCCGTGCAGACCACGATCGGGGTCCCCGCGGTGACCTTCGCGATCTCCCTCGCGGCGTCGTTCGCGGTCGCCCGGATCGTCGAGCAGAACCTGCTCGCTGTCGACCCGGGTGTCGTCGAGGCCGCACGGGCCTCGGGCGCACACCCGGTGTCGATCCTGCTGACCGTGCTCATCCCGGAGGGCATCGGGCCGCTCATCCTCGGGTACACGTTCATCTTCGTGGGCATCGTCGACATGACCGCGCAGGGGGCGCTCATCGGCGGCGGCGGTCTCGGCGAGTACGCGATCGTGTACGGGTCGCAGCGGTACGACTGGTGGATCGTGTACGTGTCCGTCGCGGCGATCGTGGTCATCGTCCAGCTCGGGCAGCTGGTCGGCAACCGGTTGGCGCGCGCCACGCTGCGTCGCTGACGCGACGCGACCACCCCACGGACGGGAGGCACGGTGCCGGCTGGCACCGTGCCTTCCGTCCGTCGTCGGTGCGGCAGACCGCCGGGCCGCGCGCCGAGCGGGCCACATCTGTCGCGCTCGGCGCGACCACCCGACGTTCCGTGCACGCTCGGCGCCCCGCACGCGGGGTGTCGTGCACGCTCGCGCGTCGATGCCCGAGCCGAGCGGCCGCGCGCCGAGCGGGCCACATCTGTCGCGCTCGGCGGGTCCACGCGACGTTCTGTGCACGCGCTGCGCCCCGCAGGCGGCGTGTCCTGCACGCGCGGCGCCCGCATGCAGGCACCCCCGGCGCTCCGCCGCGCGACGCCGCCGCGTGCGAGTGGTCTGCCCGTCAGGCGGCGGGAGCCTCGGGCACGGGGACCGCGCCGGTCGCGCCGAGGTGTTCGTAGTGCGCCCGGACCAGGATCGGCCGGTGGTCGGAGATGCCCGCGGGCAGGGTCTCCACGCCCGCGATGTGCAGGCCGACGCTCGTGGCGAAGTCGAAGTGGCCCGTGAACTTGCGGTAGCGCAGGTAGGTGGGCTGGTCGGACAGCGACAGCGCGAAGCCGTGTTCCTCGATCTTCCGGCGCAGGTTCGTCTGGAACCACGGGTAGTTGAAGTCGCCGACCATGATCGCCGGAGCCTCGTCCGACAGGTCGCGGACGAACTGGTGCGCGGCCTCGATCTGCTTGCGGCGCAGGGAGTTCGTGGCGGTGAGCGGCGAGGCGTGGAACGAGGCGACGATGACCTCGGTGTCTGCCTCGGTGTCGCGGAGGCGCATCGCGATGAGGCGCTCGTGCGCGGGCGCGAGGACCCGGTCGTGCAGGGACTTCTGCAGTGAGTGGATGCTGAAGTCCTCGACCTCGAACCGGTCGTCCCGCTTGTAGATCGCCAGACCGAGTCGGTTCGCCTTGGTGGAGGCCGCGAGCGAGAGCCCACCGACCTGAGGCGCGAGGTCGTTGCTGTCGCACTCCTGGACGCAGATGACGTCGGCGTCGGACGCCTCTGCGAGGGCGGCGAGCTCGCCGTTGGCGGTGTGCTCGCGCAGGTTGTAGCTCACGACGCGCAGGGCCGTCGGCTCCACAGCCGCGTCGGCTGCGATCGATCCCTGCTGCTGTGGCCCGGCCATGCTGCCTTCCGTCCTGGGTGTCTCGGTCACCCTGCCGCGGTCACCGTACTCGGCTGTCGCGGACAGTTGCTGTGACCGTAGCGCACCCCGGGTTTCGCGCGTGTGACCGTGTCGGAAACGGATGACGGCGCGGCCCGGCCCCGCGTCGCGCCGCGCTCAGGCACGCGCGCGCCGCACGGGCCGGACGGTCTCGCCGGCGGTCCGGCTCATGAGCACGCCCTCCAGGCAGGCCACCGCGAGCAGCGCCGCGACCACCCAGAACGCCACGTGGTACGGCCCGGACCCGCCGAGACCGGCCGCCGCCCGGATCGCGACGGCGGCGACCGCGACGCCGAACCCGGCGGCGACCTGCTGCAGCGTCGACGACAGGGTGTTCGCCGGCGTCATGTCCGCCTGCTCGACGTCCGCGAACGCGATCGTGTTGTAGGCGGTGAACCCCACGGAGCGCGCGGCGCCGCTCACCACGAGCAGGAGCGCGAGGAGCCAGAACGGGGTGTCCTCGGTCATGAACACCATCGCGACGACCGTCAGCGCGGCGACGGCACTCGACACGACGATGACCGGCCGGTACCCGAACCACCGCAGGAACGGCGTCGTCATGGGCTTGATCCCGAGGTTGCCGACGAAGACCCAGAGCACGGCCGACCCCGCGAGGACGGCGCTCCACCCCCACGCGTCCTGGAACAGCAGCGGCAGGACGAACGGCACCGCCGAGACGGCCAGGCGGAACAGGCTGCCGCCTGCGTGCGAGACCCGGAAGGTCTCGAGCCGGAAGGACTCCAGCCCCATGATCGGGTGCGGCGCGCTGCGGAAGTGCCGGACGGCCTGCCAAGAGCACACCGCGCCGACGATCCCGGACACGACGACGGCGACCACGGGGATGTCGTCGAGCGCGAGCAGCGAGGCCATCACGACGAGGGCACCGAGGCCGAGGCACGCCAGCAGCGACCCGAACCAGTCGAACGGTACCCGTTCCGGCGCGCGCTCCTGCGGGACGAGGACGAGCGCCGCGACGAACGCGACGACGCCGAGGGGGATGTTGACGAGGAAGATCCAGTGCCAGCTCAAGGTGTCGACGAGCACCCCGCCGACGAAGGGCGCGACGATCGGTGCCGCGAGTGCCGGCCAGGTCAGGATCGCGATGGCGCGGACGAGCTGGTCCCGCCCGGCGCTCCGCAGGACCACCAGGCGGCCGACCGGCACCATGAGCGCCCCACCGAGGCCCTGCACGATGCGCCAGATCGTCAGGTCGACGAGTCCCGTCGCCATCGCGCACAGCCCGGAGGCGACCGTGAAGAGCACGATCGCGCCCGCGAAGACCGTGCGGGAACCGATCCGGTCCGTGAGCCACCCGCTGACCGGGATGAACACCGCGAGGGTGACGAGGTACGCCGTGATCGCGACGCCGACGGCCGCGGAGTCGACCCCGAGGTCCCGTCCCATCGCCGGCGCAGCGGTCGCGAGGATCGTCCCGTCCAGGAGCTCCATGAAGTAGGTGCCGGCGACGAGCACCGCCACCGCCGTGCTCCCCCGCCGTCGGGTCGTCGTCATCGTCGTCATGTCGCCTCGAATGCTATGCCCGCTCGGTTTCCGCCACACCCGGGATGGTTCTGCACCGCACAATGGAGAGGACGGCGACGTTGCCCGGCCGCACCTCCCCCGTGGACGGTGGGACCACCGCGACCAGCAGGAGGACCGATGGCCACCACCCCCGACCGCCCGGCCGCACCGGAGCGCGAGGACGCCGCCGACCGCCCCGCCACCGTGACCGACAAGGGCGCACCCGACCCGGCGGCACCGGCCCGCCCCCACGTGCTCGACCACGCGCACCTGCCCGTCATGACCCTCCGCGGCTCCGCCCTGGCGCACAACACCACGGTCATGCAGGCCTACGTCGACCGCCACGGCCTGCTGCTCGCCCCGCACATGAAGACCCACATGGCCCCCGCCCTGGTCGAGCGGCAGCTCCGCGCCGGCGCGTGGGGCGTCACGGTCGCCTCCGTGCAGCAGGCGATGGTGGCGTGGGCGCACGGCGTGCGGCGGGTCCTCGTCGCGAACGAGGTGCTCGACCCGGCGGGCCTCGACTGGCTCGCCACCCGCGACGAGGCCACCGACGCGAGCACCGGAACGGACGCGAGCACCGACGCCCCGGCAACGATCGCACCGGCACCCGCCGACGTCCTCTGCAACGTCGACTCGCTCGCCGGCGTCACCGCCGCCTCCGCCGCGCAGGCACGCACCGGCGGCACGGTCCACGTCCTGGTCGAGGTCGGCTTCCCCGGTGGCCGCAC
The Curtobacterium citreum genome window above contains:
- a CDS encoding MetQ/NlpA family ABC transporter substrate-binding protein, translating into MSAAPVLPEKPRSKRPIGWIIAAAVVVVAIVVAVIVGAVRSGGSDSTAAGGAQKTVTIGVADKSLGYWSTYTKLAKDELGVTVKLTNFSDYSLPNPALKDGQLDINQFQHIQYLADYNVTSDDDLQPIGSTAVYPLPLYATDYTKTSELPKDAKVAIPNDSINQARALLILQSAKLLELKDGGSAFSTTTDITSSKVDVQPLDASQTANALQQGSVAAAVVNNNFATAAKLPTSDIIFQDDPASASAAPYVNVFAVRDADKDNKTYLDLAKLFQDSAVQKAFKQDLPEAVARDESATKLQDELAKVEQDAKAAKQ
- a CDS encoding methionine ABC transporter ATP-binding protein gives rise to the protein MPVLVELRGVSKHYRRADTGETVVAVEDVSLDVHRGEVLGVIGYSGAGKSTLVRLVNALELPSSGSVTVGGQELTAIPERDRRLARRKIGMIFQQFNLFRSRTIAGNVAYPLKVAGVAKAERDRRVAELLDFVGLLERAHAYPEQLSGGQKQRVGIARALASNPELLLADEATSALDPETTAEVLALLRRVNRELGVTIIVITHEMDAVRQIADRVAVMEQGRVVEVGDVYDVFADPQTGAAQRFVRTALHDRPSGEQLARLREHHRGRLVTVRITDEVGLQNRIDAAWRDAGVGAELVFGGVGEIRERRIGSLTYELTAPDPATVDRAVGALRAGGITVDEEVAA
- a CDS encoding methionine ABC transporter permease translates to MNGNGFQSVIDTSDVFFAAIRDTLVMTLVSLVVAGVIGLALGLVLYATRPGNLLGNRTVHTIVNVVVNIVRPIPFVIFLAAIAPLSRVAVQTTIGVPAVTFAISLAASFAVARIVEQNLLAVDPGVVEAARASGAHPVSILLTVLIPEGIGPLILGYTFIFVGIVDMTAQGALIGGGGLGEYAIVYGSQRYDWWIVYVSVAAIVVIVQLGQLVGNRLARATLRR
- a CDS encoding endonuclease/exonuclease/phosphatase family protein; the encoded protein is MAGPQQQGSIAADAAVEPTALRVVSYNLREHTANGELAALAEASDADVICVQECDSNDLAPQVGGLSLAASTKANRLGLAIYKRDDRFEVEDFSIHSLQKSLHDRVLAPAHERLIAMRLRDTEADTEVIVASFHASPLTATNSLRRKQIEAAHQFVRDLSDEAPAIMVGDFNYPWFQTNLRRKIEEHGFALSLSDQPTYLRYRKFTGHFDFATSVGLHIAGVETLPAGISDHRPILVRAHYEHLGATGAVPVPEAPAA
- a CDS encoding MFS transporter, translated to MTTMTTTRRRGSTAVAVLVAGTYFMELLDGTILATAAPAMGRDLGVDSAAVGVAITAYLVTLAVFIPVSGWLTDRIGSRTVFAGAIVLFTVASGLCAMATGLVDLTIWRIVQGLGGALMVPVGRLVVLRSAGRDQLVRAIAILTWPALAAPIVAPFVGGVLVDTLSWHWIFLVNIPLGVVAFVAALVLVPQERAPERVPFDWFGSLLACLGLGALVVMASLLALDDIPVVAVVVSGIVGAVCSWQAVRHFRSAPHPIMGLESFRLETFRVSHAGGSLFRLAVSAVPFVLPLLFQDAWGWSAVLAGSAVLWVFVGNLGIKPMTTPFLRWFGYRPVIVVSSAVAALTVVAMVFMTEDTPFWLLALLLVVSGAARSVGFTAYNTIAFADVEQADMTPANTLSSTLQQVAAGFGVAVAAVAIRAAAGLGGSGPYHVAFWVVAALLAVACLEGVLMSRTAGETVRPVRRARA